The window ATATCCAATTGGCACAGAAAATAGTGAGAGAGTAGAATATTCCACACAAAAACCTGAAGCACTTCTCGAACGAATTATCAAAGCGAGTAGTAATGAAGGCATGCTCGTTGCTGATTTTTTCGGAGGTAGTGGAGTAACAGCGAAAGTAGCCAATGATTTAGGCAGAAATTTTATACACGTGGATATAGGTGTAAATAGTATTCAAACCGTGAGAGATAGATTAAAATCCGCAGGAGCAGCATTTGAAATTTTTGATATAAAAGACGGGGTTTCTCTTTTCCGCAATCCGGTGCAAACTATGGATAAACTAAAATCATTAATTACAGGTTTACGCAACGAAGATGGTTTAGATAGTTTTTGGGAGGGTGCTATTAATGACAGTAAACTCGGTTTAGTTCCTGTGTATGTTCCTAATCTGTTAGACCACAGCACAAAAGTATTAGACAAGCCCATGATGAACCGAATAATCAACGAGGCTATGCCTGATTTGCCCGATAACACCAAGCAGATAATTGTATTTTATATTGATATTGACGATGAAAAAGAATTACATAATTTCATTGACGAATATAATAATACGGAGGTAAAAATAGAGCTTCGTGACCTAAAAGAAATTTTAGATGAGGTGGTCATCAATGACATTGTTAATTATGAATGTTTAAAGATAGATGACAAATGGGAAATAGAAATAACGAGAGTTATGAGCGACCGTTTGATGCAGAAAATCAATGAATACAATCAAAAGAAAGGTTTGAATGGAAAAAATAAAACTATTCTTGATGNNNNNNNNNNNNNNNNNNNNNNNNNNNNNNNNNNNNNNNNNNNNNNNNNNNNNNNNNNNNNNNNNNNNNNNNNNNNNNNNNNNNNNNNNNNNNNNNNNNNATGGAACTGAAGAAAATGGTGATGATGAAATTGATAACATTGACGACAATGGAAATGATGAAGAAACAGAAACCGAAGAAAAAACTAAAAAGAAAAAATTTGTTCCGATTGAAATAAGCGAAACAGGACTTGAACTTATTGAAATGATTTCCCTTGATTGCTCAAATAAAGAAGGTATATGGACAAGTGATTACGAAATAAAAATGGATAAAAACGGATATGTAATAAAGAATGGTCAGAAAACAAAAGAATTTTGGGATGGTACAATCTCGAGCGAAAAAACTCCTTTGCGAATGAAAGTCCGAAACATTGCCGGCGACGAAACAGAAATAATATTATCAGAAAATAAAAATATTCCATAAATAAGGATTCTATTTTTATTATATAATCCAATAGAAACAAAGAAAAACTATATTTTCTTATACTTAATATATGAAAAGAATAAATAATATACATTTTCAATAATACATACTCTCTCTATACAAAAACAAAATGAATATACTTATAAAGAAAGGAAAGGAGTTAAAAAACTCCATTTTTAGAGGTCACTTACTACAAAAAATCAATGGAACTCTTGCTTTTGATCTTCTCATTTCTACATTAAGAAAAAATATTGCTTTATTACTTCCCTGGTTTATACTTTTTAATATAATTTTAGGAAACTTTGGGAATGATTTTGGGGTTCCTTCTTTGTTTTTGAACCCTGAGTATTTAAATAAGACCAATTTTTGGAGTTTTTTTATAGTAGGTGTAGCATTTTCTCAATTTACTATCACATATCATACTATATGTTATGTTCTTTTCAGCGGAAATTATCCTTTTTTGGGGGCTGTCAAGCA is drawn from Chitinophagaceae bacterium and contains these coding sequences:
- a CDS encoding site-specific DNA-methyltransferase, giving the protein MEGQAVLNNFVRTRRVLRYRDNNKVYDRIKRGLPLYEVEKIESVGNNLKNLIMRGECLSACAYLKDKGIKVDLVYIDPPFASGADYAKKVYIRRNPKLAEKIAKSEEKLDIEELRAFEEKMYGDIWNKEDYLNWMYENLVAIKSIMSDTASIYVHLDYHIGHYVKILMDEIFGEDFLKNEIIWGYRTGGISKGLFARKHDSIYFYTKSLNDYCFNTQYYKSYQLKKYNFAGVEDLWDEEKEMWYHNSVCRDVWDDIYPIGTENSERVEYSTQKPEALLERIIKASSNEGMLVADFFGGSGVTAKVANDLGRNFIHVDIGVNSIQTVRDRLKSAGAAFEIFDIKDGVSLFRNPVQTMDKLKSLITGLRNEDGLDSFWEGAINDSKLGLVPVYVPNLLDHSTKVLDKPMMNRIINEAMPDLPDNTKQIIVFYIDIDDEKELHNFIDEYNNTEVKIELRDLKEILDEVVINDIVNYECLKIDDKWEIEITRVMSDRLMQKINEYNQKKGLNGKNKTILD